TAAATACCAAGCCGATTGTTCTGTTATTATGCATCTAGATCATCATTTtttaacttataatatatacttgtGAATTATTTCGATAAATACACAGGAAACTTCATTGTTATAAACGTGAAAAGAAAACTAAAGTACTTATCTTGAACACTCTTTACAAAGATTTGACTGTTCCAAGTTTACAGAACCAAATTTAAGATTCCACAACTGCTGGAGGAAGATGACACAGAAAGTAAAGCTCGTGAATTTAACGATGACCCTCATACGAACGATCATGATAATCTTTgtcatcatcagcatcataaTCATCAAGGATGAGTGTAACACCATTGTTCTTTAGTGAGTTAATAACAGCCCATACCTTGGTTCGACTCTTGAACCCtttcttttcaatttctttCTTGACATCTGCGTGGATACCTCGTCCTTGCCCATCTTGGAGCCCTTCTACTTTCAACCTCATCGCCAAAACCTCTCCAACAATAGCAGCTGCTTTGGCATTGCAAGTACGGCCACACTCTAGTGAGTTCTTGATTGCGTGCTCCACGGTTGAAGCTGTT
The window above is part of the Brassica napus cultivar Da-Ae chromosome C3, Da-Ae, whole genome shotgun sequence genome. Proteins encoded here:
- the LOC106425066 gene encoding uncharacterized protein LOC106425066 gives rise to the protein MTVLKRYVLRLFMSIKYITANVVDRNNGRVVTTASTVEHAIKNSLECGRTCNAKAAAIVGEVLAMRLKVEGLQDGQGRGIHADVKKEIEKKGFKSRTKVWAVINSLKNNGVTLILDDYDADDDKDYHDRSYEGHR